The Sylvia atricapilla isolate bSylAtr1 chromosome 3, bSylAtr1.pri, whole genome shotgun sequence genome has a window encoding:
- the ZNF318 gene encoding zinc finger protein 318 codes for MYRSSSGRSGPSSSSSSHRLKEGGSSASRASRFSTSGPGPGHGRPPPPMPAAACAAASPPRSASPRPPPLRRHRSPSGHRGPCRRSPSPHRSRRLPSPPGGAGLGGPRGRRGSEHGDGGSSRRRSPSLRSESSLEHSLRITVGNDRYCIGTPERRRLPDRLGSPVDNLSDRDDMADGPIFTRGFTCPRGLERYPAHEDQPSSPFIPRHDEDYRNRDVFLHRSDYSPHYGRREELPRGSDRDGDKLRRSPYPLRAEERGREIKRPRYEKDEKMHGVSGEHQGFSSGTRNYRRRSRSRSRSLSPSYLNEEFRELDRARRKREEEERSRNLNHDVSGSGYTIPGLTSTLQTSEARYTYRPEEIPPMPKKSILKKRVDMEGESAAQPEGFSSSPAPSKDPPLLSTQSSLPQSNNIAPFASEVENFLKRFNKGSLEESSNKELCEGLYEWNPLPGPPKDTSTFEEKFGSFLSHKEKVEPKSEPTDRHTDFLLPHERASQDGSGFSRILGMMADSVSAQEKRRRSFPDIEDEEKFLYGDEDEDSKIESLPIEKPPVSCGNEMIIQKMSPPPSSAPAVKMDPLEEPNAEYAKIHDLLKTIGLDIGVAEIGKLAVRTQERLHGKKLASRSPDRRPLDARRLDSWELRRSRSDTRSPESGQQRSASPPGSFQQSKDASSLQKSDYAKNKPVGQEIPPHAPEQPLPSVSLIPSIPPTPPSLPSTPTSISQYQIPNYSHYTAAQMPQNYPTPTMAPPGYDAYGHYMAYAAPGWPMYPTAQQPNPTLPEAHGLLTMAMSANPTRPNLRVIETVSLGKDVSDVKRDGSVLVQVPTTPSHSKAPLRLSSHPLKNTSERMSDEKNRAAQKQKVIEEREKLKNDREARQKKLYYLKTELDRLRKQQGEMLRKKRREKDGHKDPLLVEVNRLQENIMKEIAELHKEADAADKKQSELDKVAQILGINIFEKPRKPPVETKDSLEKSSKSENAKGVEKTSSSNKESKTTNEKSRGRSPKPAESSSQSSKHPFQLANIYEYYDAGNHWCKDCNTICGTMFDFFTHMHNKKHRQTLDPYNRPWASKTQTETKQDSIKRIDKITVPAKGSEFLIPITGYYCQLCQEFFGDQISAEQHVKSHPHNEKYKKYIDENPLYEERRNLDRQAGLAVVLETERRRQNELKRKLVEKQKEEKDEKNAKIIKKEEVKSIPESGEGNNETQGKTDSSGRKMGIMVKLKKEEKTEEKKEEKKDESKKESPSQTSFGKFSWKKTEREDKTPGAIPKEENTEGNKEENKCQSVKSHIKPIEIKLSGKTVIPHTSPWIPVVSTPTPTKILPNLPVPTMIFRKSNTATVSKPAPLNTFLSIKSSGTTTKPLPVVKETNADLLLPPDIISKAFGGEEVILKGSEEDLKAAEKNESSQTADRLPPPHPPPVQPAVQPAALIPADEVAPGVSESEQTMLAMPVRPPPPSTAFSEQAKKIEKRNSCLATANAKDLYDIFYSSGGKGSADSKLVSSALPNGENPNTTKPADLSANHRTNSSSSSLKEDSENVDSSQCNNQVTGSLIPVENQAEMNKKSLQPHLSEVAVTELPEKKPISGIQIPAEIGLVDRGGGEQAGSLEFCDLQKTEVQKKVGQEDGNKTPVTNTNVPGTLEKDTKTKDWEIKALRPKHSLHPKTLLPETQIEIQSVGNSHLVEEKLNDNCRTHSETDSLDLLWGTSRTSNGKEQIVTTHSCSESGWDLSNAPNPEIKSGSNEVNASELTEGQTETRSTLLEAQEKIQPKPSVLDNQTQKQGVERLDNTCSNIVEIRSSLELVAENEKKSLGHTGSDVGIDNFLFKRPSEDVKYMKTPSQKAELELKSTDFSLGDNKVKHECFGILSAGLLKENTEEVKKLETIASIRLESSKLKKLGIERTVNETEITDFATLTSGSCEDKICTRISQKPMLQPGSQTSNSDITEVVMPVLEMQGISPTSEIPVQVKEGKGGTVEMSCNRGSTESQASECVETLLPGLKETYGKVGGSGGKGMCTIQSKRTEQTEASDSSLEATVNTGIAETTAESPVG; via the exons AGGCGTTCACCGAGTCTCCGCTCCGAGTCTTCCCTGGAGCACAGTTTGCGGATCACTGTGGGTAATGACCGGTATTGCATTGGCACACCGGAGCGAAGGAGGCTGCCCGATAGACTGGGCTCACCAGTTGATAACCTCAGTGACAG GGATGATATGGCTGATGGTCCAATATTCACTAGAGGCTTCACGTGTCCTCGAGGCCTTGAGAGATACCCAGCTCATGAAGATCAGCCTTCAAGTCCGTTCATTCCGAGGCATGATGAAGACTACCGCAACCGAGACGTTTTCCTGCACCGTTCCGATTACAGTCCACACTACGGCCGCCGGGAGGAGCTGCCCCGTGGGTCCGACAGAGACGGTGACAAACTGAGGAGATCCCCCTACCCActgagggcagaggagaggggacgAGAGATAAAGCGTCCACGGTATGAGAAGGATGAGAAGATGCATGGTGTGAGTGGAGAGCATCAGGGTTTCTCATCAGGAACACGAAACTACCGCAGACGAAGCCGCAGCCGTAGTAGAAGCCTGAGCCCGTCGTACCTGAATGAAGAATTTCGAGAGCTCGATCgagcaaggaggaaaagagaagaagaggagcGCAGTAGAAACTTGAATCATGATGTTTCAGGCAGTGGCTACACAATCCCTGGCTTGACTAGCACGTTACAGACTTCTGAGGCTCGGTATACATACAGGCCTGAAGAAATCCCACCCATGCCCAAAAAGTCTATTTTGAAGAAACGAGTAGATATGGAAGGAGAGTCTGCTGCTCAG CCCGAGGGCTTTTCAAGCAGTCCAGCCCCCAGCAAGGATCCTCCTCTTCTTTCTACTCAGTCATCTTTGCCCCAGAGCAACAACATAGCTCCTTTTGCCTCTGAAGTGGAAAACTTTCTCAAACGGTTTAACAAAGGCTCTCTTGAGGAGTCTTCAAACAAGGAGCTGTGTGAAGGTTTGTATGAGTGGAATCCACTCCCTGGGCCTCCCAAAGACACTTCCACGTTTGAAGAGAAGTTTGGAAGCTTCTTAAGTCACAAGGAAAAAGTAGAACCCAAGTCAGAGCCCACTGATCGCCACACTGACTTCCTGCTGCCTCACGAGAGGGCTAGTCAGGATGGCAGTGGTTTCTCCCGAATTCTGGGCATGATGGCTGATTCTGTCAGTGctcaggagaagaggaggcGTAGCTTTCCTGACATTGAGGATGAAGAGAAATTTCTTTATGGTGATGAGGATGAAGATTCCAAAATTGAATCTCTCCCCATAGAGAAGCCCCCAGTGAGTTGTGGCAATGAGATGATAATACAGAAAATGAGCCCACCTCCttcttctgctccagctgtcaAGATGGATCCTTTGGAAGAGCCAAATGCAGAGTATGCAAAGATCCACGACTTACTCAAAACCATTGGACTTGACATTGGTGTTGCTGAAATTGGGAAACTGGCTGTTCGTACCCAGGAGCGCCTCCATGGCAAAAAGCTGGCGTCGCGTTCTCCGGATCGCCGCCCTTTGGACGCCCGCAGGCTGGACTCCTGGGAGCTGCGCCGCAGCCGCAGTGACACTCGCTCTCCCGAGTCGGGCCAGCAGCGCTCAGCATCGCCTCCGGGCTCCTTCCAGCAGTCTAAAGATGCGTCCTCTCTTCAGAAATCAGATTATGCTAAGAACAAGCCAGTGGGACAGGAGATACCTCCACATGCACCAGAACAGCCTCTCCCTTCTGTCTCTCTCATTCCTTCAATTCCACCAACTCCTCCTAGTTTGCCGTCTACACCTACTTCTATTTCCCAATACCAAATTCCCAACTATTCCCACTACACTGCTGCTCAAATGCCCCAAAACTATCCCACTCCCACGATGGCTCCTCCAGGATATGATGCATATGGGCACTATATGGCATATGCAGCCCCTGGCTGGCCCATGTACCCCACTGCCCAGCAGCCTAATCCTACGCTACCAGAAGCTCATGGTCTTCTTACTATGGCCATGTCAGCGAACCCCACACGTCCCAATCTCCGGGTGATTGAGACAGTCTCTCTGGGAAAGGATGTCTCAGATGTAAAAAGAGATGGTTCTGTGCTTGTTCAAGTCCCTACCACCCCTTCTCATTCGAAAGCACCCCTTCGTCTGTCGTCACACCCTCTCAAAAATACCTCAGAAAGGATGTCGGATGAAAAAAATCGGGCAGCTCAAAAGCAGAAG GTGatagaagagagagaaaaactgaagaatGATCGAGAAGCACGTCAGAAGAAGCTTTACTATCTCAAGACTGAATTGGACAGGCTACGTAAACAGCAAG GAGAGATGTTGAGGAAGAAACGTCGTGAGAAGGACGGACACAAAGACCCCTTGTTGGTTGAGGTGAACAGACTACAAGAGAATATTATGAAGGAGATTGCAGAGCTGCATAAAGAAGCTGATGCGGCCGACAAGAAGCAGTCTGAGCTTGATAAAGTAGCACAGATCCTGGGGATTAACATATTTGAAAAACCCCGGAAACCACCTGTGGAAACTAAAGATTCCTTGGAAAAGAGCAGCAAGtcagaaaatgcaaaaggtGTAGAGAAAACATCTTCCTCCAACAAG GAATCAAAAACTACTAATGAAAAATCAAGAGGTAGAAGCCCGAAGCCAGCAGAATCCTCTTCACAGTCCTCCAAACATCCTTTCCAGTTGGCCAATATTTATGAATATTATGATGCAGGGAACCACTGGTGCAAAGACTGCAATACCATCTGCGGGACCATGTTTGACTTTTTCACACACATGCATAATAAGAAACACAGACAG ACCCTGGATCCTTACAACAGACCTTGGGCTTCGAAGACCCAGACTGAGACCAAACAAGACTCCATAAAACGCATTGATAAGATAACGGTTCCTGCCAAAG GCTCTGAGTTTCTGATTCCTATCACCGGATATTATTGCCAGCTCTGTCAGGAATTTTTTGGAGATCAaatctcagcagagcagcatgTGAAAAGTCATCCCCACAATGAGAAATATAAG aaatacaTAGATGAGAACCCACTCTATGAAGAGAGGAGAAATCTGGACCGTCAGGCTGGATTGGCTGTAGTTCTGGAAACAGAGCGCAGGCGGCAAAACGAGCTGAAACGGAAACTGGTtgagaaacagaaggaagagaaggatgagaaaaacgcaaaaataataaagaaggAGGAAGTAAAGAGCATCCCAGAGTCTGGAGAAGGGAATAATGAAACTCAAGGCAAAACAGATTCTTCTGGGCGAAAAATGGGTATCATGGTTAAGctaaagaaggaagagaaaacagaggagaagaaggaagaaaagaaagacgAATCTAAAAAGGAATCACCAAGCCAGACCTCCTTTGGgaaattcagctggaaaaagacagagagagaggatAAAACCCCAGGAGCTATTCCAAAGGAAGAGaatacagaaggaaacaaagaggaGAACAAGTGTCAGTCTGTGAAATCCCATATCAAGCCCATTGAAATCAAACTGTCTGGGAAAACTGTTATTCCGCACACTAGCCCATGGATACCAGTTGTTTCCACACCGACACCAACAAAAATTCTCCCCAATCTACCAGTCCCCACCATGATTTTCAGGAAGTCTAATACTGCAACAGTTAGTAAACCAGCACCTTTGAACACTTTTTTATCCATAAAATCCTCTGGAACTACCACCAAACCACTGCCTGtggtaaaagaaacaaatgcagatcttctgctgcctccagaTATAATATCAAAAGCTTTTGGAGGagaagaagtaattttaaaaggctCAGAGGAGGatttgaaagcagcagagaaaaatgagtCTTCTCAGACTGCAGATAGACTACCTCCACCCCATCCTCCACCAGTGCAGCCAgcagtgcagccagcagctctcatCCCTGCAGATGAAGTAGCTCCAGGTGTGTCTGAAAGTGAACAGACAATGTTGGCAATGCCTGtgagaccaccaccaccttCAACTGCTTTCAGTGAACAAGCAAAAAAGATAGAGAAACGGAATTCTTGCTTGGCCACAGCCAATGCTAAGGATCTCTATGATATTTTCTACAGTAGTGGTGGAAAGGGTTCAGCTGACAGTAAGCTTGTGAGTTCTGCACTTCCAAATGGAGAAAACCCTAACACAACAAAACCTGCTGACTTATCTGCAAATCACAGAACAAATAGTAGCTCATCCTCATTGAAAGAGGATTCTGAGAATGTGGATTCCTCACAGTGTAATAATCAAGTGACAGGGAGTTTGATTCCTGTTGAAAATCAGGcagaaatgaacaaaaaatcACTTCAGCCTCACCTATCAGAAGTGGCAGTGACAGaattaccagaaaaaaaacctatttctgGTATCCAGATCCCTGCAGAAATTGGACTTGTTGATAGAGGAGGTGGAGAGCAGGCAGGTagcctggaattctgtgatCTACAGAAAACTGAGGTGCAAAAGAAGGTTGGACAGGAAGATGGAAATAAAACTCCAGTTACAAATACAAATGTTCCTGGCACCTTGGAGAAAGACACAAAGACGAAAGactgggaaataaaagcattaagGCCTAAGCATAGCCTACACCCAAAGACTTTGTTACCTGAGACACAGATTGAAATTCAAAGTGTGGGGAATTCCCATTTGGTAGAGGAAAAGTTAAATGATAACTGTAGAACTCACTCAGAAACTGATAGTCTAGACTTGCTCTGGGGCACATCCAGAACTAGTAATGGAAAAGAACAGATAGTCACAACTCATTCTTGTTCTGAAAGTGGTTGGGATTTATCAAATGCTCCAaatccagaaataaaatctggttCTAATGAGGTTAATGCTTCAGAATtgacagagggacagacagaAACTAGAAGTACCCTATTAGAAGCTCAAGAAAAAATTCAACCTAAACCTTCAGTGTTAGATAACCAAACCCAGAAGCAGGGAGTTGAACGGTTAGACAATACCTGCTCAAACATTGTTGAGATCAGATCCAGTCTAGAATTAgtagctgaaaatgaaaaaaagtcatTAGGACACACTGGATCTGATGTAGGAatagataattttcttttcaagagacCATCAGAGGATGTGAAATACATGAAGACTCCCTCCCAGAAAGCAGAGCTTGAGTTGAAAAGCACTGATTTCAGTTTGGGAGACAATAAGGTAAAACATGAATGTTTCGGCATCCTTTCAGCAGgacttttaaaggaaaatacagaagaagttaaaaaattagaaactaTTGCATCCATTAGGCTGGAGTCCAGTAAACTTAAAAAGCTGGGCATTGAAAGAACAGTAAATGAAACAGAGATTACTGATTTTGCTACATTGACTTCTGGTAGTTGTGAAGATAAAATTTGCACACGGATTTCTCAGAAACCCatgctgcagcctggatcaCAGACCTCAAATAGCGACATTACAGAAGTGGTCATGCCAGTTCTAGAAATGCAGGGCATTTCTCCCACGTCTGAGATACCTGTGCAAGTGAAGGAGGGCAAAGGTGGCACTGTTGAAATGAGTTGCaacagaggcagcacagaaagtcAGGCTTCTGAGTGCGTGGAAACTTTATTGCCTGGGCTCAAAGAAACATATGGGAAGGTGGGTGGCTCAGGAGGCAAGGGAATGTGCACCATCCAGAGCAAGAGGACTGAGCAAACAGAAGCTTCTGACAGTAGTTTGGAAGCTACAGTGAATACAGGAATTGCTGAAACCACAGCAGAAAGCCCAGTGGGTTGA